One segment of Phaeacidiphilus oryzae TH49 DNA contains the following:
- a CDS encoding L-lactate permease — translation MTADVFHQVLDPAHSTLGSTLLALVPAVVLLLLLAAFRMSAWKAAIIASVVTLVEAMTLWQAPVGHTFAAYGLGAATGVWSVDWIVLWGVVIYNTMVVTGAFEAFKRWLVTHATADIRVQTLLMAWAFGALMEGLVGFGYPWAVVAPLLIGFGMADLAAIRVAALANNAPVSFGALGAPIIGLAAVTGLPLMSLSAAVGKIVAVLALAPPWLLIYLVSGKRGFRDGWPLAVVGSLAYILGQYPTSQWLGPYLPDVIGSLVCFGALLVLLRYWRPKSILGFGGTPLTEEQIREHERGLAGEPPSGESPSGESPSGEPASAGPGAARAGAPVRQAWRGLVPFGILVAVVVAWTGPWSPLPKYVPFAPHVDAVSSLSGKLSKASWSFAPFVAGTAILVCWIIIAAFLRPNAAELRQVARNTFRQMWGALLVGPIVFGLAYVYNFSGMGNSVAHGFAQAGSAFIIVSPLLGWVAVALSGSNTSANALFGGLQYSVANLLHAPVLLFPSLNSLGAEVGKPVAPQTASVGVATTRLVRSEGQVIRYNLGWTLAVLAYLVLIGLLFYYVLPGTMRV, via the coding sequence ATGACGGCCGACGTCTTCCACCAGGTGCTGGACCCCGCGCACAGCACTCTGGGCAGCACCCTCCTCGCGCTGGTGCCCGCAGTGGTCCTGCTGCTCCTGCTGGCCGCCTTCCGGATGAGTGCCTGGAAGGCGGCGATCATCGCCTCGGTGGTGACCCTGGTCGAGGCGATGACGCTGTGGCAGGCACCGGTCGGGCATACCTTCGCCGCGTACGGACTCGGCGCCGCCACCGGTGTGTGGTCGGTGGACTGGATCGTGCTGTGGGGCGTCGTCATCTACAACACGATGGTGGTCACCGGGGCGTTCGAGGCCTTCAAGCGCTGGCTGGTGACCCATGCGACGGCCGACATCCGGGTGCAGACACTGCTGATGGCCTGGGCGTTCGGGGCACTGATGGAGGGGCTGGTCGGGTTCGGCTACCCGTGGGCCGTGGTGGCCCCACTGCTCATCGGCTTCGGAATGGCCGACCTGGCCGCGATCCGGGTGGCCGCGCTGGCCAACAACGCACCCGTCTCCTTCGGAGCGCTGGGGGCGCCCATCATCGGTCTGGCGGCGGTGACGGGGCTGCCGCTGATGTCGCTGTCGGCGGCGGTCGGAAAGATCGTCGCGGTGCTGGCGCTCGCCCCGCCGTGGCTGCTGATCTACCTGGTGAGCGGGAAGCGCGGGTTCCGGGACGGCTGGCCGCTGGCGGTGGTCGGCTCGCTGGCGTACATCCTCGGGCAGTACCCGACCTCGCAGTGGCTCGGGCCGTATCTGCCGGACGTGATCGGGTCGCTGGTCTGCTTCGGCGCGCTGCTGGTGCTGCTGCGGTACTGGAGGCCGAAGTCGATCCTGGGCTTCGGCGGGACGCCGCTGACGGAGGAGCAGATCCGGGAGCACGAACGGGGGCTGGCGGGCGAGCCGCCGTCCGGCGAGTCGCCGTCCGGGGAGTCGCCGTCCGGGGAGCCGGCGTCCGCCGGGCCGGGGGCCGCCCGGGCCGGTGCTCCGGTGCGGCAGGCGTGGCGGGGGCTGGTGCCGTTCGGGATCCTGGTCGCCGTGGTGGTGGCCTGGACCGGCCCGTGGTCCCCGCTGCCGAAGTACGTGCCGTTCGCCCCGCATGTGGACGCCGTCTCCTCGCTCTCCGGCAAGCTGAGCAAGGCGAGTTGGTCCTTCGCGCCGTTCGTGGCCGGCACCGCGATCCTGGTCTGCTGGATCATCATCGCGGCCTTCCTGCGGCCGAACGCGGCGGAGCTGCGGCAGGTCGCGCGGAACACCTTCCGGCAGATGTGGGGCGCGCTGCTGGTCGGGCCGATCGTCTTCGGCCTGGCGTACGTCTACAACTTCTCCGGGATGGGCAACTCGGTGGCGCACGGCTTCGCGCAGGCCGGCTCGGCGTTCATCATCGTCTCCCCGCTGCTCGGCTGGGTCGCGGTGGCCCTCTCCGGCAGCAACACCTCGGCGAACGCGCTCTTCGGCGGGCTGCAGTACTCGGTGGCGAACCTGCTGCACGCGCCGGTGCTGCTGTTCCCCTCACTCAACTCGCTGGGCGCGGAGGTCGGCAAGCCGGTCGCCCCACAGACCGCGAGCGTCGGGGTGGCCACGACGCGGCTGGTCCGCAGCGAGGGGCAGGTGATCCGCTACAACCTGGGCTGGACGCTGGCCGTGCTGGCCTATCTGGTGCTGATCGGGCTGCTCTTCTACTACGTGCTGCCGGGGACGATGCGGGTGTAG
- a CDS encoding ATP-binding protein, which produces MSGTSRNDRADHPDRSSRNTPLRRPGQPGLPGLPGQPGQPSHPGHPVHQGHPVHPGHPAQPPPVDQPAAAARRALTAAAAAKAGNALRGLRFRLVVGFTLVAVAGVLATGVMTFREARIGVLQQSQDMVVDEFRDSVDTLAPDVPVPPGQTDLSALAEQLSWTHRSQHWRVLATYGDRQAASPTGDRFPELTPALRRSVGTRSVAVFQRVRTGGRSSLVVGLPVAADSADGTRIGSGLDLYLVVPQSTEQENVDALVGAAERAAVPALGLAVLLALFVAQGVLRPVRALRQATRRMAAGRLDTRLSVHGSDELADLSRAFNETAAALEQSVTELRRMEAQAHRFVADVSHELRTPLAAMSAVTDILDGEAAQLTGDTADAVRLVSEETARLARLVDDLMEISRFDAGAAELRLDEIDLAESVRHTLAGRGWQDRVVTRLPAPGVLRATVDPRRFDVVVANLVGNALSHGSPPVTLTLERLRARPSAGGAEQVRLTVRDRGPGIPGEALPHIFERFYKASSARVRSESSGLGLAITKENVRLHGGRIRAASHPQEGTVFTVDLPVRPAAPNRAGAPEAVTGPDEEPAWA; this is translated from the coding sequence ATGAGCGGCACCAGCCGGAACGACCGGGCCGACCACCCCGACCGGAGCAGCCGAAACACCCCACTGCGCCGCCCCGGCCAGCCCGGCCTACCCGGCCTGCCTGGCCAACCCGGCCAGCCCAGCCACCCCGGCCACCCCGTCCACCAGGGCCACCCCGTCCACCCCGGTCACCCCGCCCAGCCCCCTCCGGTCGACCAACCCGCCGCAGCCGCCCGCCGCGCCCTCACCGCCGCGGCCGCCGCGAAGGCGGGCAACGCGCTGCGCGGGCTCCGCTTCCGCCTCGTCGTCGGCTTCACCCTGGTCGCGGTCGCGGGCGTGCTGGCCACCGGCGTGATGACGTTCCGGGAGGCCCGGATCGGCGTCCTCCAGCAGAGCCAGGACATGGTGGTGGACGAGTTCCGGGACAGCGTGGACACCCTCGCGCCGGACGTCCCCGTCCCGCCCGGCCAGACCGACCTGTCGGCCCTGGCGGAGCAGCTCTCCTGGACCCACCGCTCGCAGCACTGGCGCGTCCTGGCCACCTACGGAGACCGCCAGGCGGCCTCCCCGACCGGGGACCGCTTCCCGGAGCTGACCCCCGCCCTGCGCCGGTCGGTGGGCACCCGCTCGGTCGCCGTCTTCCAGCGGGTGCGCACCGGCGGCCGCTCCTCCCTGGTCGTCGGCCTCCCGGTGGCCGCCGACTCGGCCGACGGCACCCGGATCGGCAGCGGACTCGACCTCTACCTGGTGGTACCGCAGTCCACGGAGCAGGAGAACGTCGACGCGCTGGTCGGCGCGGCCGAACGGGCGGCGGTGCCGGCCCTCGGACTGGCCGTCCTGCTGGCGCTGTTCGTCGCCCAGGGCGTGCTGCGTCCGGTGCGGGCGCTGCGCCAGGCGACCCGGCGGATGGCCGCCGGCCGCCTCGACACCCGGCTCAGCGTCCACGGCTCGGACGAACTCGCCGACCTCTCCCGGGCGTTCAACGAGACCGCGGCCGCCCTGGAGCAGTCCGTCACCGAGCTCCGCCGCATGGAGGCGCAGGCGCACCGCTTCGTCGCGGACGTCTCCCACGAGCTGCGCACCCCGCTGGCCGCGATGTCCGCGGTGACCGACATCCTGGACGGTGAGGCGGCCCAGCTGACCGGGGACACCGCCGACGCGGTCCGGCTGGTCAGCGAGGAGACGGCCCGGCTCGCCCGGCTGGTCGACGACCTGATGGAGATCTCCCGCTTCGACGCCGGCGCCGCCGAACTCCGCCTGGACGAGATCGACCTGGCCGAGTCGGTACGGCACACCCTGGCCGGCCGCGGCTGGCAGGACCGGGTGGTGACCAGGCTGCCCGCGCCGGGGGTGCTCCGCGCCACGGTCGATCCGCGCCGCTTCGACGTGGTGGTGGCCAACCTGGTCGGCAACGCCCTGAGCCACGGCTCGCCGCCGGTGACCCTCACCCTGGAACGGCTCCGGGCGCGCCCGTCCGCCGGTGGCGCGGAGCAGGTACGGCTGACCGTCCGCGACCGCGGCCCCGGCATCCCGGGGGAGGCGCTGCCGCATATCTTCGAGCGCTTCTACAAGGCGAGTTCGGCCCGCGTCCGCAGCGAGAGCAGCGGCCTCGGCCTCGCCATCACCAAGGAGAACGTGCGGCTGCACGGCGGTCGTATCCGGGCCGCCAGCCACCCACAGGAGGGGACGGTCTTCACCGTGGACCTCCCCGTCCGCCCCGCCGCGCCGAACCGCGCGGGCGCGCCGGAGGCGGTCACCGGCCCGGACGAGGAGCCGGCATGGGCGTGA
- a CDS encoding response regulator transcription factor, whose translation MPRVLLIEDDPAVQRGVASGLRYRGHEVTAASTGEEGLAEFHSNRPDVLILDLMLPGVSGLDVCRRVRDRDQIPIIIVTARGDDVDVVVGLEAGADDYVVKPVRAAVLDARIRAVLRRSDPAGPGAAPGRPVPRTYGDLTVDRAAMEVTHRGEPVPLAPSELRLLLALSAAPGQVFSRQQLLETVWEHGYHGDARLVDACVKRLRGKLGELGDAPSYIETVRGFGYRFRAG comes from the coding sequence ATGCCGCGTGTCCTGCTGATCGAAGACGATCCCGCCGTCCAACGCGGGGTCGCATCGGGACTGCGGTACCGGGGCCACGAGGTGACGGCGGCCTCGACCGGCGAGGAGGGCCTCGCCGAGTTCCACTCCAACCGCCCCGACGTGCTGATCCTCGACCTGATGCTGCCCGGCGTCTCCGGCCTGGACGTCTGCCGGCGGGTGCGCGACCGGGACCAGATCCCGATCATCATCGTGACCGCCCGCGGCGACGACGTGGACGTGGTCGTCGGCCTGGAGGCCGGCGCGGACGACTACGTGGTCAAGCCCGTGCGCGCGGCAGTCCTGGACGCCCGGATACGCGCGGTGCTGCGCCGCAGCGACCCGGCGGGACCGGGCGCCGCCCCCGGCCGGCCGGTCCCGCGGACCTACGGGGACCTGACCGTCGACCGGGCGGCCATGGAGGTCACCCACCGCGGCGAGCCGGTCCCGCTCGCCCCCTCCGAACTGCGCCTGCTGCTGGCCCTGTCGGCCGCCCCGGGCCAGGTCTTCAGCCGCCAGCAGCTGCTGGAGACCGTCTGGGAGCACGGCTACCACGGGGACGCCCGGCTGGTGGACGCCTGCGTGAAGCGCCTGCGCGGCAAGCTCGGCGAACTCGGCGACGCGCCCAGCTACATCGAGACGGTACGCGGCTTCGGGTACCGCTTCCGCGCCGGATGA